In Pseudomonas fluorescens, the following are encoded in one genomic region:
- a CDS encoding RnfABCDGE type electron transport complex subunit D — MPALEAVDDRLQQAMKLVLLATLPGVLVAFWLYGWGVLINLVLAAAAALAVEAAIVQWRKRPPGPTLSDGSALVSATLLALALPPYCPWWLTLSAAAFAMVFGKHLYGGVGSNPFNPAMLGLALVLVTFPQPMTHWPSSHGMDLLSGLQQVFGAGHAPDAWVQATALDSLRINKSLTMDELFAGNPAFGHFGGRGVEWLNLAFLAGGMFLLQRRVISWHAPVGMLASLFIISLLCWNGSGSDSHGSPLFHLLTGATMLGAFFIITEPVSGARNPGARLLFGAGVGLLTYLIRTWGGYPDGIAFAVLLMNLCVPALERFVAARQQPEAP, encoded by the coding sequence ATGCCAGCCCTTGAAGCGGTTGATGATCGCCTGCAACAGGCGATGAAACTGGTGCTGTTGGCCACGCTGCCGGGAGTGCTGGTGGCGTTCTGGCTGTACGGCTGGGGCGTGTTGATCAATCTGGTTCTGGCGGCGGCTGCCGCGTTGGCCGTCGAGGCCGCCATCGTGCAATGGCGCAAGCGACCGCCGGGGCCAACCTTGAGTGACGGCAGCGCGTTGGTCAGTGCCACGTTGCTCGCTCTGGCGCTGCCGCCTTACTGCCCATGGTGGCTGACCCTCAGTGCTGCCGCTTTTGCGATGGTGTTTGGCAAGCACTTGTATGGCGGTGTCGGCTCGAATCCCTTCAACCCGGCGATGCTCGGTTTGGCTCTGGTGCTGGTGACCTTTCCCCAACCAATGACCCATTGGCCGTCATCCCATGGCATGGATCTGCTGAGCGGCTTGCAGCAAGTGTTCGGTGCCGGCCATGCGCCTGATGCCTGGGTGCAGGCCACGGCACTGGACAGTCTGCGGATCAACAAAAGCCTGACCATGGATGAACTGTTTGCCGGCAACCCGGCATTCGGTCACTTTGGCGGCCGGGGGGTGGAATGGCTGAACCTGGCCTTTTTGGCGGGTGGAATGTTTCTCCTGCAACGAAGGGTGATCAGCTGGCATGCACCGGTCGGCATGCTGGCCAGTCTGTTCATCATCAGCCTGCTGTGCTGGAACGGTTCGGGTTCCGACTCCCATGGCTCGCCGTTGTTTCATCTGCTGACCGGCGCGACCATGCTGGGAGCGTTCTTCATCATCACCGAACCGGTGTCCGGCGCCAGAAACCCTGGCGCGCGGCTGCTGTTCGGCGCTGGCGTGGGGCTTCTGACTTATCTGATTCGTACCTGGGGTGGCTACCCGGACGGCATCGCCTTCGCCGTGCTGTTGATGAACCTGTGCGTGCCGGCGCTGGAGCGGTTCGTGGCGGCCAGGCAACAGCCGGAGGCGCCATGA
- the rsxB gene encoding electron transport complex subunit RsxB yields MSLIQLIDALLPQTQCGKCGHPGCKPYAEGIANGEPINKCPPGGNETINALAELLKVPVLELDITRGSAPAQIAYIREAECIGCTKCIQACPVDAIVGAAKLMHTVIIDECTGCDLCVAPCPVDCIEMRPLLPNTVLPVVGGLALTPQARQARTLKRDHARRRFEQRNARLQREEQQKITERQARQRAVQPAAVTGDPVQAALERVRAQKTANADAALKKAKIDVAMSRAQLHKSLKAFGHPPTFEQQSQLIVLQQQFEAAEQNLAQLESVAPSAPAPTVAAVSSNDADLKRAKIQLAMRRAELKKAQANEASAEQIEALERALGEAERLVDAHASP; encoded by the coding sequence ATGAGTCTGATTCAACTCATCGACGCACTCTTGCCGCAAACCCAATGCGGCAAGTGCGGCCACCCCGGGTGCAAGCCGTACGCCGAAGGCATCGCCAATGGCGAGCCGATCAACAAGTGTCCGCCAGGCGGCAACGAAACCATTAATGCCTTGGCCGAGCTGCTGAAGGTGCCGGTGCTGGAGCTGGACATCACTCGCGGCTCGGCACCTGCGCAGATCGCCTATATCCGCGAAGCCGAGTGTATTGGTTGCACCAAGTGCATTCAGGCCTGCCCGGTCGATGCCATCGTCGGCGCGGCCAAACTGATGCACACGGTGATCATCGATGAGTGCACCGGTTGCGACCTCTGCGTGGCACCGTGTCCGGTGGACTGCATCGAAATGCGCCCACTGCTGCCGAACACGGTACTGCCCGTTGTCGGAGGCCTGGCCCTCACACCGCAGGCGCGGCAGGCCCGCACCCTCAAGCGCGATCACGCACGGCGCCGCTTCGAACAACGCAATGCCCGCTTGCAGCGTGAGGAGCAACAGAAAATCACCGAGCGACAGGCAAGGCAGCGAGCCGTGCAACCTGCCGCGGTGACAGGCGACCCGGTGCAGGCGGCCCTCGAACGCGTCCGCGCACAGAAAACCGCCAATGCCGATGCCGCGCTGAAAAAGGCCAAGATCGATGTGGCGATGAGTCGGGCACAGTTGCACAAATCGCTGAAGGCCTTCGGGCATCCGCCGACCTTCGAGCAGCAATCGCAGTTGATCGTCCTGCAACAACAGTTCGAAGCCGCCGAACAAAACCTGGCGCAACTGGAAAGCGTCGCCCCATCGGCCCCTGCACCGACAGTCGCAGCTGTGTCGTCAAATGATGCCGATCTGAAACGGGCCAAGATCCAGTTGGCCATGCGCCGCGCCGAACTCAAGAAGGCTCAGGCCAACGAAGCATCGGCGGAGCAAATCGAAGCCCTGGAGCGCGCACTCGGTGAAGCCGAACGCCTGGTGGACGCCCATGCCAGCCCTTGA
- a CDS encoding Rnf-Nqr domain containing protein, which yields MTEALLTLISTALINNLVLHWPLAVDPLLAGQRRQVHALGIATTCLMLVVGMLGYALYQWLLVPLQLTTLRLFVFLPLSVLLISPLLKLLARLFSALPFEGLWPLLLGNAGVLGVALLNAQEDKGFFHATALSLGAGLGFWLVLSLFTDLRERTADNDVPLPFRGLPIDLIGAGLIAVAFLGFSGLIKT from the coding sequence ATGACCGAAGCACTTCTTACGCTTATCAGCACCGCCCTGATCAACAACCTCGTGTTGCACTGGCCGTTGGCCGTCGATCCGCTGTTGGCCGGTCAGCGCCGTCAGGTCCATGCCTTGGGCATTGCGACGACATGTCTGATGCTGGTCGTGGGCATGCTCGGCTACGCGCTCTATCAATGGCTGCTGGTGCCGCTGCAATTGACGACGCTGCGTCTGTTTGTGTTTCTGCCATTGAGCGTGCTGCTGATCAGCCCACTGCTGAAGTTGCTGGCGCGGTTGTTTTCGGCACTGCCGTTCGAAGGCCTCTGGCCATTGCTGCTGGGCAATGCCGGCGTGCTCGGCGTGGCCTTGCTCAATGCTCAGGAAGACAAGGGCTTCTTTCACGCCACAGCCTTGAGCCTCGGTGCTGGGCTGGGCTTTTGGCTGGTGTTGAGCTTGTTCACTGATTTGCGTGAACGCACGGCCGACAACGATGTTCCCCTGCCCTTTCGCGGCTTGCCGATCGACCTGATTGGCGCCGGCCTGATCGCAGTGGCCTTTCTCGGATTCAGCGGACTGATCAAAACATGA
- the metG gene encoding methionine--tRNA ligase, with protein MSEPRKILVTSALPYANGSIHLGHMLEYIQTDMWVRFQKHRGNQCIYVCADDAHGSAIMLRAEKEGITPEQLIANVQAEHSADFAEFLVDFDNFHSTHAEENRELSSQIYLKLRDAGHIATRSITQYFDPEKKMFLADRFIKGTCPKCGTEDQYGDNCEKCGATYAPTDLKDPKSAISGATPVLKDSQHFFFKLPDFQQMLQTWTRSGTLQDAVANKIAEWLDAGLQQWDISRDAPYFGFEIPDEPGKYFYVWLDAPIGYMASFKNLCNRTPELDFDAFWGKDSTAELYHFIGKDIVNFHALFWPAMLEGAGYRKPTGINVHGYLTVNGQKMSKSRGTFIKARTYLDHLSPEYLRYYYAAKLGRGVDDLDLNLEDFVQKVNSDLVGKVVNIASRCAGFINKGNAGVMVDTNAAPELTEAFLAAAPGIADAYEARDFARAMREIMGLADRANAWIADKAPWSLNKQEGKQDEVQAICATGVNLFRQLVIFLKPVLPLLAADAEAFLNVAPLTWNDHATLLSNHQLNEFKPLMTRIDPVKVQAMTDASKEDLTASQTDTGAAAPAGNGELAKDPLSPEIEFDTFAAVDLRVALIVKAEHVEGADKLLRLTLDIGDEQRNVFSGIKSAYPDPSKLDGRLTMMIANLKPRKMKFGISEGMVMAAGPGGEEIYLLSPDSGAKPGQRIK; from the coding sequence ATGTCCGAGCCACGCAAGATCCTCGTCACCAGCGCCCTGCCCTATGCCAATGGTTCGATCCACCTTGGCCATATGCTGGAATACATCCAGACCGATATGTGGGTGCGCTTCCAGAAGCACCGCGGCAATCAATGCATTTATGTCTGCGCCGACGACGCCCACGGTTCGGCGATCATGCTGCGCGCGGAAAAGGAAGGCATCACCCCGGAACAACTGATCGCCAATGTCCAGGCTGAACACAGCGCCGACTTTGCCGAGTTCCTGGTGGACTTCGACAACTTCCACTCCACTCACGCCGAAGAAAACCGTGAGCTGTCAAGCCAGATCTACCTGAAACTGCGTGACGCCGGGCACATCGCCACGCGCTCGATCACCCAGTATTTCGACCCGGAAAAGAAAATGTTCCTGGCCGACCGCTTCATCAAGGGCACCTGCCCGAAATGCGGCACCGAAGACCAGTACGGCGACAACTGCGAAAAATGCGGCGCGACCTACGCACCGACCGACCTGAAGGATCCGAAGTCGGCAATCTCCGGCGCCACCCCGGTGCTCAAGGATTCCCAGCACTTCTTCTTCAAGCTGCCAGACTTCCAGCAAATGCTGCAAACCTGGACCCGCAGCGGCACCCTGCAAGACGCCGTGGCCAACAAGATCGCCGAATGGCTGGATGCCGGCCTGCAACAGTGGGACATCTCCCGCGATGCGCCGTACTTCGGTTTTGAAATCCCCGACGAGCCGGGCAAATACTTCTACGTCTGGCTGGATGCACCGATCGGCTACATGGCCAGCTTCAAGAACCTGTGCAACCGCACGCCGGAGCTGGACTTCGACGCGTTCTGGGGCAAGGACTCCACCGCCGAGCTGTACCACTTCATCGGCAAGGACATCGTCAACTTCCACGCCCTGTTCTGGCCAGCCATGCTCGAAGGCGCCGGCTACCGCAAGCCGACCGGGATCAACGTGCACGGCTACCTGACCGTCAACGGCCAGAAAATGTCCAAGTCCCGTGGCACCTTCATCAAGGCCCGCACTTACCTGGACCACCTGTCGCCGGAATACCTGCGTTACTACTACGCGGCCAAGCTGGGCCGCGGCGTCGACGACCTCGACCTGAACCTCGAAGACTTCGTGCAGAAGGTCAACTCCGACCTGGTGGGCAAGGTCGTCAACATCGCCAGTCGTTGCGCCGGCTTCATCAACAAGGGCAATGCCGGTGTGATGGTCGACACCAACGCCGCGCCTGAGCTGACCGAAGCCTTCCTGGCCGCCGCGCCAGGCATTGCCGACGCCTATGAAGCCCGCGACTTCGCCCGCGCCATGCGCGAGATCATGGGCCTGGCGGACCGCGCCAACGCCTGGATCGCCGACAAGGCACCGTGGTCGCTGAACAAACAGGAAGGCAAGCAGGATGAAGTCCAGGCTATCTGCGCCACTGGCGTCAACCTGTTCCGCCAACTGGTGATTTTCCTCAAACCGGTGCTGCCGCTGCTGGCCGCTGACGCCGAGGCGTTCCTGAACGTCGCGCCGCTGACCTGGAACGACCACGCGACCTTGCTCAGCAACCACCAGTTGAACGAGTTCAAGCCGTTGATGACCCGTATCGACCCGGTCAAGGTGCAAGCCATGACCGACGCCTCGAAAGAAGACCTGACCGCCAGCCAGACCGACACCGGCGCAGCCGCACCTGCCGGCAATGGCGAACTGGCCAAGGATCCGCTGTCGCCGGAAATCGAGTTCGACACCTTTGCCGCCGTCGACCTGCGTGTCGCCCTGATCGTCAAGGCCGAACACGTGGAAGGCGCCGACAAGCTGCTGCGCCTGACCCTGGACATCGGTGACGAGCAACGCAACGTGTTCTCCGGGATCAAGAGCGCTTATCCGGACCCGTCCAAGCTCGATGGTCGCCTGACCATGATGATTGCCAACCTCAAGCCACGGAAAATGAAGTTCGGCATCTCCGAAGGCATGGTGATGGCGGCCGGCCCTGGCGGTGAAGAGATCTACCTGCTCAGCCCTGACAGCGGCGCCAAGCCGGGCCAGCGCATCAAGTAA
- the apbC gene encoding iron-sulfur cluster carrier protein ApbC: MSAVNRAAVEAVLRQYTDPYLNQDPVSAGCVRNIEIQGERVSVQLELGYAAGLFKSGWAQMLEMAIQGLDGVASAKVEITSVIAAHKAQAQIPGLANVKNVVAVASGKGGVGKSTTAANLALALAREGAKVGILDADIYGPSQGIMFGIPERTRPEVKDQKWFVPLKSHGVEVMSMAFLTDDNTPMVWRGPMVSGALLQLVTQTAWGDLDYLVIDMPPGTGDIQLTLAQKVPVAGAVIVTTPQDLALLDARKGVEMFRKVNIPVLGVVENMAVHICSNCGHAEHLFGEGGGVKLANQYGVELLASLPLAMAIREQADGGKPTVIAEPDSPIALVYQELARHVGARIVLQEALTPAMPNISVSDD; this comes from the coding sequence ATGAGCGCCGTCAATCGCGCAGCGGTGGAAGCCGTCCTTCGCCAATACACCGACCCTTACCTGAACCAGGACCCGGTCAGCGCCGGGTGCGTGCGCAACATCGAGATCCAGGGCGAGCGTGTCAGCGTTCAGCTTGAACTGGGTTACGCCGCCGGGCTGTTCAAGAGTGGCTGGGCGCAGATGCTGGAAATGGCCATTCAGGGGCTGGATGGCGTGGCAAGTGCCAAGGTCGAAATCACCAGTGTGATCGCTGCGCACAAGGCTCAGGCGCAGATTCCGGGCCTGGCGAACGTGAAAAACGTGGTGGCCGTGGCGTCCGGCAAGGGCGGCGTGGGCAAATCCACCACGGCGGCCAACCTGGCCCTGGCCCTGGCCCGCGAGGGCGCCAAGGTCGGGATTCTCGATGCGGACATCTACGGCCCGAGCCAGGGCATCATGTTCGGCATCCCCGAGCGCACCCGCCCCGAGGTCAAGGATCAGAAGTGGTTTGTACCGCTCAAGTCCCACGGCGTCGAAGTGATGTCCATGGCCTTCCTCACCGATGACAACACGCCGATGGTCTGGCGCGGGCCGATGGTCTCCGGCGCCTTGCTGCAACTGGTGACCCAAACCGCTTGGGGCGACCTGGATTACCTGGTCATCGACATGCCGCCAGGCACCGGTGACATCCAGCTGACCCTGGCGCAGAAAGTGCCAGTGGCCGGTGCGGTCATCGTGACCACCCCGCAGGACCTGGCATTGCTGGACGCGCGCAAGGGTGTGGAAATGTTCCGCAAGGTCAACATTCCGGTGCTGGGCGTGGTGGAAAACATGGCCGTGCACATCTGCTCCAACTGCGGACATGCCGAGCATCTGTTCGGTGAAGGCGGAGGCGTGAAGCTGGCCAACCAGTATGGCGTCGAGCTGCTGGCTTCGCTGCCGCTGGCGATGGCCATCCGCGAACAGGCCGATGGCGGAAAACCAACTGTGATCGCCGAGCCGGACAGCCCGATTGCCCTGGTTTACCAGGAACTGGCCCGTCACGTTGGCGCGCGGATCGTATTGCAGGAAGCGTTGACGCCGGCGATGCCGAATATCAGCGTCAGCGACGACTAA
- a CDS encoding SDR family oxidoreductase, translated as MQLTDKVIIITGGCQGLGRSMAEYFAGLGAKLALVDLNQEKLDDAVAACKAQGVEARAYLCNVANEEQVTHMVAQVAEDFGAIHGLINNAGILRDGLLLKVKDGEMTKMSLAQWQAVIDVNLTGVFLCTREVAAKMVELNNSGAIINISSISRAGNVGQTNYSAAKAGVAAATVTWAKELARYGIRVAGIAPGFIETEMTLGMKPEALEKMTAGIPLKRMGRPEEIAHSAAYIFENDYYTGRILEMDGGLRI; from the coding sequence ATGCAACTCACTGACAAAGTAATCATTATCACTGGCGGTTGCCAGGGTTTAGGCCGCTCCATGGCCGAGTATTTCGCAGGCCTGGGCGCGAAGCTGGCGCTGGTGGACCTGAACCAGGAAAAACTCGACGACGCCGTCGCGGCCTGCAAGGCCCAGGGTGTCGAGGCCCGCGCCTACCTGTGCAACGTGGCCAACGAAGAGCAAGTGACCCACATGGTTGCCCAGGTCGCTGAAGACTTCGGCGCGATCCATGGCTTGATCAACAATGCCGGGATCCTGCGTGACGGGCTGTTGCTCAAGGTCAAGGATGGAGAAATGACCAAGATGAGCCTGGCCCAGTGGCAGGCCGTCATCGACGTCAACCTGACCGGCGTGTTCCTGTGCACCCGTGAAGTCGCGGCGAAAATGGTCGAGCTGAACAACAGCGGCGCAATCATCAATATCTCGTCGATTTCCCGCGCCGGCAACGTCGGTCAGACCAACTACTCCGCCGCCAAGGCCGGTGTTGCTGCGGCGACCGTGACCTGGGCCAAGGAACTGGCGCGCTACGGCATTCGCGTCGCAGGCATTGCACCGGGCTTCATCGAAACCGAAATGACCCTGGGCATGAAGCCTGAAGCGCTGGAGAAGATGACCGCCGGGATCCCGCTCAAGCGCATGGGCAGGCCTGAAGAAATCGCCCATTCGGCGGCTTACATCTTTGAGAACGACTACTACACCGGTCGGATTCTGGAGATGGATGGCGGGTTGCGGATTTAA
- a CDS encoding HugZ family protein codes for MSVEAAKHARELLLKEYRGVLSTHSKSMPGFPFGSVVPYCLDELGRPLILISRIAQHTHNLQKDPKCSLFVGERGAEDVQAVGRLTYLAEAQQLEDEAAIDAASERYYRYFPESQGYHRAHDFDFWVLEPVRHRYIGGFGAIHWVNDLTLANPFAGKAEVSMVEHMNADHAKAIAHYVDLAGLPKNVPAQMVGIDTEGMHLRIGQSLYWLPFQVPCNTPTQVREALVSLAHAEHWPKNEVADA; via the coding sequence TTGAGCGTTGAGGCGGCTAAGCATGCACGAGAATTGCTCCTCAAGGAATACCGTGGGGTGCTCTCGACGCACTCCAAATCGATGCCCGGTTTTCCGTTCGGCTCCGTGGTTCCGTACTGCCTGGACGAGCTGGGCCGGCCGCTGATCCTGATCAGCCGCATCGCCCAGCACACTCATAATCTGCAAAAAGACCCTAAATGCTCGCTCTTTGTCGGCGAACGTGGCGCCGAAGATGTTCAAGCCGTTGGTCGACTGACTTACCTGGCTGAGGCGCAGCAGCTCGAAGACGAAGCCGCCATTGACGCTGCTTCCGAGCGTTACTATCGCTACTTCCCGGAGTCGCAGGGTTATCACCGGGCCCACGATTTCGATTTCTGGGTGCTTGAGCCTGTACGCCACCGTTACATCGGCGGTTTTGGCGCGATTCATTGGGTCAACGACCTGACCCTGGCCAACCCGTTCGCCGGCAAGGCCGAAGTGAGCATGGTCGAGCACATGAACGCCGATCACGCCAAGGCCATCGCTCATTACGTCGATCTGGCCGGGCTGCCGAAAAACGTGCCGGCGCAAATGGTCGGTATCGATACCGAAGGCATGCACCTGCGTATCGGTCAAAGCCTGTACTGGTTGCCGTTTCAAGTGCCTTGTAATACGCCGACACAAGTCCGCGAAGCCTTGGTTTCTCTGGCTCACGCCGAGCATTGGCCGAAAAATGAAGTGGCCGACGCTTGA
- a CDS encoding FxsA family protein, with amino-acid sequence MRPFLLLFLLFPVLELFVFVKVAGSIGFFPALLLIILGSMFGVFVLRIAGLATALRARESLSRGELPAQTMLEGLMLALAGGLLILPGFISDVIGLFMLLPFSRRLLANKMRQRAEEQAMRQRAFADDLQARGGPAPREPLGREPNVIEGEFEHRDTK; translated from the coding sequence ATGCGCCCTTTTTTGTTGCTCTTTCTGCTGTTCCCGGTGTTGGAGCTGTTCGTATTCGTCAAGGTGGCAGGGTCCATCGGGTTTTTCCCGGCCTTGCTGCTGATCATTCTCGGCTCGATGTTCGGCGTGTTCGTGCTGCGCATCGCCGGCCTGGCCACGGCCCTGCGTGCCCGTGAAAGCCTGAGCCGCGGCGAACTGCCGGCCCAGACCATGCTCGAAGGCCTGATGCTGGCATTGGCCGGTGGCCTGCTGATTCTTCCGGGTTTCATCAGCGATGTGATCGGTCTGTTCATGCTGCTGCCGTTCAGTCGTCGTCTGTTGGCCAATAAAATGCGCCAGCGCGCCGAAGAGCAGGCGATGCGTCAGCGAGCGTTCGCCGATGACCTCCAGGCCCGTGGCGGCCCGGCACCTCGCGAGCCGCTGGGCCGCGAGCCCAACGTGATCGAAGGCGAGTTCGAACACCGCGATACCAAGTAA
- a CDS encoding co-chaperone GroES codes for MKLRPLHDRVVIRRSEEEKKTAGGIVLPGSAAEKANSGEILAVGPGKALESGEVRALSVKVGDKVVFGPYSGSNTVKIDGEDLLVMSENEILAVIEG; via the coding sequence ATGAAGCTTCGTCCTCTGCATGACCGCGTCGTCATCCGTCGCAGCGAAGAAGAAAAGAAAACCGCTGGCGGTATCGTCCTGCCAGGTTCGGCTGCTGAAAAAGCCAACAGCGGCGAAATCCTCGCTGTAGGCCCAGGCAAAGCACTGGAAAGCGGTGAAGTGCGTGCACTGTCCGTGAAAGTGGGCGACAAGGTTGTGTTCGGTCCTTACTCCGGCAGCAACACTGTGAAAATCGACGGCGAAGACCTGCTGGTAATGAGCGAGAACGAAATCCTCGCTGTTATCGAAGGCTGA
- the groL gene encoding chaperonin GroEL (60 kDa chaperone family; promotes refolding of misfolded polypeptides especially under stressful conditions; forms two stacked rings of heptamers to form a barrel-shaped 14mer; ends can be capped by GroES; misfolded proteins enter the barrel where they are refolded when GroES binds) — translation MAAKEVLFGDSARKKMLKGVNVLADAVKATLGPKGRNVIIEKSFGAPTITKDGVSVAKEIELEDRFENMGAQLVKDVASRANDDAGDGTTTATVLAQSIVNEGLKAVAAGMNPMDLKRGIDKATIAIVKELKNLSKPCADTKAIAQVGTISANSDNSIGDIIAEAMEKVGKEGVITVEEGTGLENELSVVEGMQFDRGYLSPYFVNKPETMVAELDNPLVLLVDKKISNIREMLPVLEAVAKAGRPLLIVSEDVEGEALATLVVNNMRGIVKVAAVKAPGFGDRRKAMLQDIAVLTGGTVISEEIGLSLEAATLENLGSAKRVTISKENTIIVDGAGVAGDIESRIAQIRAQVAETSSDYDREKLQERLAKLSGGVAVIKVGAGSEVEMKEKKARVEDALHATRAAVEEGVVPGGGVALIRALEAILDLKGDNADQDVGIAVLRRAIEAPLRQIAANSGDEPSVVVNEVKNGKGNFGYNAATGEYGDMIEMGILDPTKVTRSALQAASSIGGLILTTEAAVADAPKKDGGAGGGMPDMGGMGGMGGMM, via the coding sequence ATGGCTGCTAAAGAAGTTCTGTTTGGCGATTCCGCCCGCAAGAAAATGCTCAAAGGCGTCAACGTCCTGGCTGACGCGGTAAAAGCGACCCTGGGCCCGAAAGGCCGTAACGTGATCATCGAGAAGAGCTTCGGCGCTCCGACCATCACCAAGGACGGCGTTTCCGTCGCCAAAGAAATCGAACTCGAAGACCGTTTCGAAAACATGGGCGCGCAGCTGGTCAAAGACGTTGCCTCCCGTGCCAACGATGACGCTGGTGACGGTACTACCACCGCTACCGTTCTGGCTCAGTCGATCGTCAACGAAGGCCTGAAAGCCGTCGCTGCCGGCATGAACCCGATGGATCTGAAGCGCGGCATCGACAAGGCGACCATCGCCATCGTCAAAGAGCTGAAAAACCTGTCCAAGCCATGCGCTGACACCAAGGCAATCGCTCAGGTAGGTACCATCTCTGCCAACTCCGACAACTCCATCGGCGACATCATTGCCGAAGCCATGGAAAAAGTCGGTAAAGAAGGCGTGATCACCGTTGAAGAAGGCACTGGCCTGGAAAACGAACTGTCGGTTGTAGAAGGCATGCAGTTCGACCGTGGCTACCTGTCCCCGTACTTCGTCAACAAGCCGGAAACCATGGTTGCCGAGCTGGACAACCCGCTGGTTCTGCTGGTCGACAAAAAGATCTCGAACATCCGCGAAATGCTGCCAGTGCTGGAAGCCGTTGCCAAAGCCGGCCGTCCACTGCTGATCGTTTCCGAAGACGTTGAAGGCGAAGCCCTGGCGACTCTGGTCGTGAACAACATGCGTGGCATCGTTAAAGTCGCAGCCGTCAAGGCTCCAGGCTTCGGCGACCGCCGCAAGGCCATGCTGCAGGACATCGCCGTTCTGACCGGCGGTACCGTTATCTCCGAAGAGATCGGCCTGAGCCTGGAAGCAGCCACCCTGGAAAACCTGGGCAGCGCCAAGCGCGTGACCATCTCCAAGGAAAACACCATCATCGTTGACGGTGCTGGCGTAGCAGGCGACATCGAGTCCCGCATTGCTCAGATCCGTGCTCAGGTTGCCGAAACTTCCTCGGACTACGACCGTGAAAAACTGCAAGAGCGTCTGGCCAAGCTGTCCGGCGGCGTTGCAGTGATCAAGGTTGGCGCTGGTTCCGAAGTAGAAATGAAAGAGAAGAAAGCCCGCGTTGAAGACGCCCTGCACGCAACCCGTGCAGCCGTTGAAGAAGGCGTGGTACCTGGCGGTGGCGTTGCGCTGATCCGCGCTCTGGAAGCAATCCTCGACCTGAAAGGCGACAACGCCGACCAGGACGTGGGTATCGCCGTTCTGCGTCGTGCCATCGAAGCACCGCTGCGTCAGATCGCTGCCAACAGCGGTGACGAGCCAAGCGTTGTGGTCAACGAAGTCAAGAACGGCAAAGGTAACTTCGGTTACAACGCTGCGACTGGCGAGTACGGCGACATGATCGAAATGGGCATCCTGGACCCAACCAAGGTCACCCGTTCCGCGCTGCAAGCTGCATCGTCGATCGGCGGTCTGATCCTGACCACCGAAGCCGCTGTTGCTGATGCACCGAAGAAAGACGGCGGTGCTGGCGGCGGTATGCCAGACATGGGCGGTATGGGCGGCATGGGCGGCATGATGTAA
- a CDS encoding phosphatase PAP2 family protein, which translates to MVSTLARPAPRPLNFRMCLGVPAVAAIILVLLELTSLDMDLAKLFYDPVAGEFIGRHSYFLEDILHDRAKQVVIAFSVFAILGFIASLFMARLKPLKRELGCLVLSLGLATSFVTPMKAVTAVQCPWSLEQFGGHETYSELLSPRPHTEKPGRCWPGGHAATGFTLFALFFVLRDRRPRMARAAFVFAFALGSAFSIGRMMQGAHFFSHNLWTAVFCWLICLGSYYWILYRPAVKSETEANAEPIGV; encoded by the coding sequence ATGGTTTCGACCCTTGCCCGCCCTGCCCCTCGTCCGCTCAATTTCCGGATGTGCCTTGGAGTCCCCGCCGTAGCTGCGATCATTCTGGTATTGCTCGAATTGACCAGTCTGGACATGGACCTGGCCAAGCTGTTTTACGACCCGGTCGCCGGGGAATTCATCGGGCGCCACAGTTACTTCCTCGAGGACATCCTGCACGATCGCGCCAAGCAAGTGGTCATTGCCTTCTCGGTGTTTGCCATCCTCGGCTTCATCGCTTCGCTCTTCATGGCCAGGCTCAAACCGCTCAAGCGCGAACTGGGCTGTCTGGTGTTGTCCCTGGGCCTGGCGACTTCCTTTGTCACGCCCATGAAAGCAGTGACCGCGGTGCAATGCCCATGGAGCCTCGAGCAATTCGGTGGTCACGAGACCTACAGCGAACTGTTGAGCCCTCGCCCGCACACCGAAAAACCGGGGCGTTGCTGGCCCGGCGGCCATGCGGCCACCGGTTTCACCCTGTTTGCCCTGTTTTTCGTACTGCGTGACCGTCGCCCGCGCATGGCTCGCGCAGCGTTTGTCTTCGCCTTTGCCCTCGGGTCGGCGTTCTCCATCGGGCGGATGATGCAGGGCGCGCACTTCTTCTCGCACAACCTGTGGACGGCGGTGTTTTGCTGGCTGATCTGTTTGGGGTCGTATTACTGGATTCTGTATCGGCCGGCTGTGAAGTCTGAAACTGAGGCTAATGCTGAACCTATCGGCGTCTGA